The following are encoded in a window of Pelecanus crispus isolate bPelCri1 chromosome 6, bPelCri1.pri, whole genome shotgun sequence genomic DNA:
- the LOC104026666 gene encoding inositol 1,4,5-trisphosphate receptor-interacting protein-like 1 — protein sequence MAATKVLAVLLQSIFQLPQMVGDELDEATRERMQQRAELLNREMTRLLQELEQRSQEPRSIAWGGQLLAALQQWQFWLIAGVLVLLLGLCWWLRKRSYEVDSSSDEESSSNNEEEAEEAEDNDDANDVGRFFEEHIHGPIQNLAKDCEVVKDLVGNLVRVFQVLLSNTFFPVLQPAIGVGSAFEGWSPCQDDIVYCLLVPLQPPHGHAFHLEPSNTGEMPARNFRIRVELECTCTREQLVENLLCFLHHPEEEGPSLLSTLCTDSYLDVRKIARWFHLLVKAAWAVLPQSSKYHLKMLPVSRSCKFQVRNGDNESFCIEIMFGVQQGDSDIFLSSQTAEAILTPSTMWPESYAVAEVKFFRHMARQAPHDSFHLKCLQLCAHILVGTGFSTYTLKTAVMHLLTTTPLSGWRSRDFLLRLQDIMRYLRCCLQGKCLDHFFFGNENMPDDIILPPAFQTAEPPNLFQRLAQDPAAHAEALREFDELQDRLLTLLFCGH from the coding sequence atggctgccacaaaagtccttgccgtgcttctgcaaagcatcttccagctcccccagatggttggtgacgagctggatgaggccacacgcgagcgcatgcagcagcgtgcggagcTGCTCAACCGCGAGAtgactcgcctgctgcaggagctggagcagaggagccaggagccgcgcagcattgcctggggaggccagctcttggctgccttgcagcagtggcagttctggctgattgccggagtccttgtcctgctcctcgggctctgctggtggctcaggaaaagAAGCTATGAGGTGGACAGCAGCAGCGATGAGGAGAGCTCCAGCAACAAcgaggaggaagcagaagaagcagaagacaaTGATGATGCAAATGACGTGGGAAGGTTTTTTGAGGAGCACATACATGGGCCAATTCAGAACCTGGCCAAAGACTGCGAGGTTGTGAAGGACTTGGTGGGCAACCTCGTCCGTGTCTTCCAAGTGCTCTTATCAAATACTTTCTTCCCGGTGCTGCAACCAGCCATTGGCGTGGGCAGTGCCTTCGAAGGTTGGAGTCCCTGTCAGGATGACATTGTCTACtgcctgctcgtgcccctgcagcccccccatgGGCATGCCTTCCACCTGGAGCCGAGCAACACGGGGGAGATGCCGGCGAGGAACTTCCGCATCcgcgtggagctggagtgcacctgcacgagggagcagctggtggagaacctgctgtgcttccttcACCACCCCGAGGAGgagggtcccagcctcctaaGCACCCTCTGCACCGACTCCTACCTAGATGTGCGGAAAATTGCCCGCTGGTTCCATCTTCTGGTAAAAGCTGCCTGGGCGGTTTTGCCTCAGTCGTCCAAATACCATCTAAAGATGCTGCCCGTCAGCCGCTCCTGCAAATTCCAAGTGAGAAATGGTGACAACGAAAGCTTCTGCATTGAGATCATGTTTGGGGTGCAGCAAGGCGACTcggacatcttcctgagcagccagactgcagaggccatcCTCACCCCAAGCACAATGTGGCCAGAGAGCTatgctgtggcagaggtgaagtTCTTCAGGCATATGGCCAGGCAGGCCCCCCATGacagcttccacctcaaatgcctgcagctgtGTGCCCACATCCTGGtgggcacaggcttttccacctaTACcctgaagacagctgtgatgcacctcctgaccaccacacccctgtcaggctggcgcagcagggatttcctgctgcggctgcaggatatcatgcgctacctgcgctgctgcctgcagggtaAATGCCtcgaccacttcttctttggcaatgagaacatgccTGATGACATCATCTTGcccccagctttccagacagccgagccacccaacctcttccagcgcctggcacaggatccagccgcCCATGCCGAGGCACTGCGTGAGTTCGATGAGCTGCAAGATCGGCTCCTAACACTGCTGTTCTGCGGGCACTGA